The following proteins are encoded in a genomic region of Cyclonatronum proteinivorum:
- the prfB gene encoding peptide chain release factor 2 (programmed frameshift), with amino-acid sequence MSTKELNYTTDYIRKQFARLDELRRYLDYDQRTLRIAEIEQNTQAPDFWDDPDKAQQVMKSLNFEKSWIQAWDALNEKRENIGVYREMLDEGEPVADEINAEIKALTDGIDELEFRNMLQHEDDRRDALITINPGAGGTESQDWANMLYRMYSRWADRSGFSVSTVEYQHGDVAGIKSASIEVKGEFAYGYLKAENGVHRLVRISPFDSNARRHTSFCSVFIYPIIDDEIEIDLNPADIELQRFHSSGAGGQNVNKVETGVRLIWTGKLSDGSEERVVAECQQERSQLQNREKAMQLLKSRIYTLEKEIKDAQRSALEGTKKANEWGSQIRSYVMHPYNMVKDHRTNHETSNVDAVMEGELDDFIKAFLMSESN; translated from the exons ATGTCTACAAAAGAACTTAACTATACCACCGACTACATCAGAAAGCAGTTCGCGCGCTTAGACGAACTGAGGAGGTATCTT GACTACGATCAACGAACCCTCCGCATCGCAGAAATAGAGCAGAATACGCAGGCACCCGATTTTTGGGATGATCCCGATAAAGCGCAGCAGGTGATGAAATCCCTCAATTTCGAAAAATCATGGATTCAGGCCTGGGACGCCCTCAACGAAAAGCGCGAGAATATCGGCGTATACCGCGAAATGCTGGATGAAGGCGAACCCGTTGCCGATGAAATCAATGCGGAAATTAAGGCGCTGACAGACGGTATTGACGAGCTGGAATTCCGTAATATGCTGCAGCATGAAGACGACCGGCGCGACGCCCTGATTACCATCAACCCCGGAGCAGGCGGTACCGAGAGTCAGGATTGGGCCAACATGCTCTATCGCATGTACTCGCGCTGGGCCGACCGGTCTGGATTCTCCGTCTCGACGGTAGAATATCAGCACGGGGATGTGGCAGGCATCAAGAGTGCATCTATCGAAGTAAAAGGGGAATTTGCCTACGGCTACCTGAAAGCCGAAAACGGCGTGCACCGCCTCGTGCGCATCTCGCCTTTTGATTCCAACGCCCGAAGACACACCTCGTTTTGTTCGGTTTTCATCTATCCGATCATTGATGATGAAATCGAAATCGACCTGAATCCCGCTGATATTGAGCTGCAGCGCTTTCACTCCTCCGGTGCGGGCGGTCAGAATGTGAACAAGGTGGAAACCGGTGTTCGCCTGATCTGGACCGGCAAGCTCAGTGATGGCAGCGAAGAGCGGGTAGTGGCTGAGTGTCAGCAGGAGCGGAGTCAGCTGCAAAACCGGGAAAAGGCCATGCAGCTTCTCAAATCACGTATTTACACCCTCGAGAAAGAAATTAAAGACGCACAGCGCAGTGCGCTTGAGGGTACGAAAAAAGCCAATGAGTGGGGCTCGCAGATTCGTTCGTACGTCATGCATCCCTACAATATGGTGAAAGATCACCGCACCAATCACGAAACTTCAAATGTGGACGCGGTGATGGAAGGCGAGCTTGATGACTTCATCAAAGCTTTCCTTATGAGTGAATCGAATTAG
- a CDS encoding 3'(2'),5'-bisphosphate nucleotidase CysQ family protein yields MISSDELQHRFTKLQPLIRKAGQHVTHMRKMNQATVTYKSDGSPVTRADEWANEFLKHEISTLFPEDVIIGEEDERKEYPAGSKLVWYLDPIDGTSSFVKGGSDYYVLAGLSCEGQPVLGLHYHPKTDRLIYGWTGHGAKSITGDTSPEPLEAKMPAWSQESRIFIKSYIAELREQVKGLGITRARYLPGMVDMVGPLFGKSEGFVSYRTTAYWDLVAPAAIMAAAGFQHSGTPPNGQAPLLFNDGKWTTTFYYCLPPNTPDTFIASLYEIRQTFETEER; encoded by the coding sequence TTGATTTCTTCAGACGAGCTTCAACACCGGTTTACTAAACTTCAGCCGCTTATCCGAAAAGCGGGACAGCATGTCACCCACATGCGCAAAATGAATCAGGCGACCGTGACCTATAAAAGTGACGGGAGTCCGGTAACGCGGGCAGATGAATGGGCTAACGAATTTCTTAAGCATGAAATCAGCACGCTTTTTCCGGAGGATGTAATTATAGGGGAAGAAGATGAGCGAAAAGAATACCCTGCGGGCAGTAAGCTTGTGTGGTACCTTGACCCCATCGACGGGACAAGTTCCTTTGTGAAAGGGGGTTCTGATTACTACGTGCTTGCGGGGCTCAGCTGCGAAGGACAGCCGGTGCTTGGCCTGCACTATCATCCCAAAACAGACCGCCTTATTTACGGCTGGACCGGACATGGCGCGAAAAGCATAACCGGAGACACTTCCCCTGAACCGCTTGAAGCAAAGATGCCGGCCTGGAGTCAGGAGAGCCGGATTTTCATCAAAAGCTACATTGCTGAACTTCGGGAACAGGTAAAAGGACTCGGCATTACGCGGGCCCGCTACCTGCCGGGCATGGTTGATATGGTGGGTCCGCTCTTCGGCAAGTCTGAAGGCTTTGTGAGCTACCGCACTACGGCCTACTGGGATCTCGTGGCTCCCGCTGCCATTATGGCTGCCGCCGGATTTCAGCACAGCGGCACGCCACCAAACGGGCAGGCGCCGCTTCTGTTTAATGACGGGAAGTGGACCACAACCTTTTATTACTGCCTGCCGCCCAATACGCCCGACACCTTCATAGCGTCTCTCTATGAAATTCGGCAGACCTTTGAGACGGAAGAGCGTTAG
- a CDS encoding uracil-DNA glycosylase, with amino-acid sequence MSDQAANDPQALLAKAEAFLKLQEEVYAPIGEVPRPKKATASAEAAKPAPSASQQQPQTQIQGEQQNKAQAMPQTHDQAPEPSIDKNQTQPDLTTSLENCKTLEELKAFCEAAEILKTDLENTRLVFGKGNPQADLLLIGEAPGAKEDQMGEPFVGASGNLLTKILGAIKVDRSQIYIANILKHRPPDNRNPTADERTRSLPYLERQIDLIQPKLILCLGLISAQTLLQSTAALKDMRGSFYPYRGAELMVTYHPAALLRNSNLKRGTWEDVQTLRQRYDALGCKPELPPYL; translated from the coding sequence ATGTCTGATCAAGCTGCCAACGATCCCCAAGCGCTGCTGGCAAAAGCTGAGGCTTTTCTGAAACTTCAGGAAGAGGTCTATGCCCCCATCGGAGAGGTGCCGCGACCCAAAAAGGCCACCGCGTCAGCTGAAGCCGCAAAGCCTGCTCCTTCCGCGTCGCAGCAACAGCCGCAAACGCAGATTCAGGGAGAGCAACAAAACAAAGCGCAGGCCATGCCGCAAACGCATGATCAGGCTCCGGAACCATCCATCGATAAAAACCAAACCCAACCCGACTTGACTACTTCTCTGGAAAACTGCAAAACGCTTGAAGAACTAAAGGCTTTTTGTGAAGCCGCCGAAATCCTGAAAACAGATCTTGAAAATACGCGGCTTGTGTTTGGCAAGGGAAACCCGCAAGCCGACCTGCTGCTGATCGGTGAAGCGCCGGGGGCTAAGGAGGATCAGATGGGGGAACCTTTTGTGGGCGCTTCGGGCAATCTGCTCACAAAGATTCTGGGGGCCATTAAAGTTGACCGGAGTCAGATTTATATCGCAAACATCCTGAAACACCGTCCGCCGGATAACCGCAATCCGACTGCCGATGAACGCACCCGCAGTTTGCCTTATCTCGAGCGGCAGATAGACCTGATTCAGCCTAAGCTTATTCTTTGTCTCGGGCTTATTTCCGCGCAGACGCTGCTGCAGTCAACCGCTGCGCTTAAAGATATGCGGGGCAGCTTCTACCCCTATCGCGGTGCGGAGCTGATGGTGACCTATCATCCGGCGGCGCTGCTTCGTAATTCGAATCTGAAGCGGGGCACCTGGGAGGACGTCCAAACGCTGCGACAGCGGTACGACGCGCTGGGGTGTAAACCCGAACTTCCGCCATATCTGTAA
- the dnaB gene encoding replicative DNA helicase — MSNGYANSPGNYAAPRGQDGAAAYPEGGVLPPQAIEIEQAVLGGMLIEHEAATLAIELLQPSDFYRKGHRHVFEIMQELYEKSNPLDLITVESELRDRKLLEEIGGPAYLGELTRAVSSAANIEYHCQILAEKAIKRTIISTFTDVVKESYDPGTDPYDMLDKAERSIYELANAKRGIESNNMSDILKKTLQHLEDIRGQKGGITGIPSGTDVDKWTAGWQKGDMVIIAARPSMGKTAFVLTIARNAALFPVEEKRAAVAIFSLEMSSQQLVQRLLTMEGRVNAQDARTGRLTDNDFKLLIDAASRLFKAKIFIDDTPALSVLELRSKCRRLKSEHDINLIIIDYLQLMRGNTNDRNSNREQEIATISRGLKSLAKELDVPVIALSQLSRAVETRGGNKRPMLSDLRESGSIEQDADVVCFLYRPGYYNITTDDEGNSTEGVAEVIIGKQRNGPVGTVKLQFVEQYARFENFASYQNNAPGMDSAESEGDGNQGGGNSSAALPPFDDDDETAGAVSPSEPGTSRRPPMYQPGPADFSDDSGENPPF, encoded by the coding sequence ATGAGTAACGGTTACGCAAATTCACCCGGCAACTACGCCGCGCCGCGCGGGCAGGATGGCGCGGCTGCCTATCCCGAGGGCGGGGTGCTTCCACCACAGGCCATCGAAATTGAACAGGCTGTGCTGGGCGGCATGCTTATCGAGCACGAGGCTGCAACCCTGGCCATAGAGCTGCTGCAGCCATCAGATTTCTACCGCAAAGGACACCGGCACGTTTTTGAGATCATGCAGGAGCTTTATGAAAAGAGCAATCCGCTCGATCTCATCACTGTGGAAAGCGAGCTGCGCGACCGCAAGCTGCTGGAAGAAATCGGAGGACCGGCCTATCTCGGCGAACTCACCCGGGCCGTCAGCTCGGCGGCAAATATTGAGTATCACTGTCAGATTCTGGCTGAAAAAGCCATCAAACGCACCATCATCAGCACCTTCACCGATGTGGTGAAGGAATCCTACGATCCGGGCACTGACCCCTACGACATGCTGGATAAGGCTGAGCGCTCGATTTACGAGCTCGCCAACGCGAAGCGGGGGATTGAGTCAAACAACATGAGCGATATTCTCAAGAAAACCCTGCAGCACCTTGAGGATATCCGCGGGCAAAAAGGCGGGATTACGGGCATTCCGTCCGGCACCGACGTGGACAAATGGACGGCGGGATGGCAGAAGGGGGATATGGTAATTATCGCGGCGCGCCCCTCTATGGGAAAAACTGCTTTTGTACTTACTATTGCCCGAAATGCCGCGCTGTTTCCGGTGGAAGAGAAGCGGGCGGCAGTTGCGATCTTCAGTCTTGAAATGTCTTCACAGCAACTTGTGCAGCGCCTGCTTACCATGGAAGGCCGCGTGAATGCGCAGGATGCCCGAACCGGCCGGCTCACGGACAATGATTTCAAACTGCTGATTGATGCGGCGAGCCGCTTGTTCAAAGCCAAAATTTTCATTGACGACACCCCTGCCCTGAGCGTGCTTGAGCTGCGTTCCAAATGCCGCCGCCTGAAAAGTGAGCACGACATCAATCTCATCATCATTGACTACCTGCAGCTGATGCGCGGCAACACCAATGACCGCAACTCCAACCGTGAACAGGAAATTGCGACCATTTCCCGCGGTCTCAAAAGTCTTGCGAAAGAGCTTGATGTGCCGGTTATCGCGCTGTCACAGCTTAGCCGCGCGGTTGAAACACGGGGCGGCAACAAGCGGCCCATGCTGAGCGACCTTAGGGAATCGGGCAGTATTGAACAGGATGCGGATGTAGTTTGCTTTCTTTATCGTCCGGGCTACTACAACATCACAACTGATGATGAAGGCAACAGCACCGAAGGCGTAGCCGAGGTTATTATCGGGAAACAGCGTAACGGGCCGGTTGGCACCGTGAAACTGCAGTTTGTGGAGCAATACGCACGCTTCGAGAACTTTGCGTCCTACCAAAACAATGCACCCGGCATGGACAGCGCAGAAAGTGAGGGCGACGGGAATCAGGGCGGTGGCAACAGCAGTGCAGCGTTACCCCCCTTCGATGATGATGATGAAACTGCAGGCGCGGTCAGCCCATCGGAACCCGGAACTTCCCGGCGCCCCCCAATGTATCAGCCCGGGCCGGCCGACTTTTCGGATGATTCGGGAGAAAATCCCCCTTTTTAG
- a CDS encoding acetolactate decarboxylase produces MMSSHRHKKHLLNLRYVTLFLLFIFVWAGCGSEEKDLEQHTEIQSGERYAFSQWQPNVTYEGALRNIMRENNLSAHLHFEDFPLRSTIYALGAFEDLKGEILILRGESYSTRAVADEVRFIDLENESAAFMVWAEVEKWQGFEVPDSVLSFTELENFTALQANNFGIDQTKPFPFGLTGTVAELSWHVIDWPEDDTVHTHEKHMVTGPHGVLTGIPAEILGFYSDSHHGIFTHHSSNMHLHFVSQPPLYSGHVDDLTLSPGSTLWLPAE; encoded by the coding sequence ATGATGTCAAGCCACCGACATAAAAAACACCTTCTTAACCTTAGATATGTAACCCTGTTTTTACTTTTTATTTTTGTTTGGGCAGGATGCGGAAGTGAAGAAAAAGACCTTGAACAGCATACTGAAATTCAATCGGGTGAACGCTATGCATTTAGCCAATGGCAGCCAAACGTAACTTATGAAGGTGCCTTACGCAACATCATGCGGGAGAATAATCTTAGTGCACACCTTCACTTTGAAGATTTCCCGCTGCGCAGTACAATCTATGCGCTTGGCGCATTTGAAGATCTCAAAGGGGAAATTCTGATTTTACGCGGAGAATCATACAGCACACGTGCAGTAGCCGATGAAGTGCGTTTTATAGATCTTGAAAATGAGTCTGCCGCTTTTATGGTATGGGCCGAAGTTGAAAAATGGCAGGGGTTTGAAGTTCCGGATTCTGTTCTAAGCTTTACTGAACTTGAAAATTTTACCGCTTTGCAGGCCAATAACTTTGGAATTGACCAGACAAAACCTTTCCCATTCGGCCTGACGGGAACTGTCGCAGAGCTTTCCTGGCACGTGATTGACTGGCCCGAAGATGATACCGTGCATACGCATGAAAAACATATGGTCACGGGTCCGCATGGCGTACTGACTGGTATTCCTGCGGAAATCCTTGGCTTTTATTCTGACAGCCATCATGGCATTTTCACACATCACAGTTCAAATATGCACCTACACTTTGTCTCACAGCCACCGCTCTATTCCGGACACGTTGACGACCTGACCCTAAGCCCGGGCTCAACATTATGGCTGCCTGCAGAATGA